Proteins encoded in a region of the Clostridium beijerinckii genome:
- a CDS encoding pyridoxamine 5'-phosphate oxidase family protein, whose translation MKKALEFLKESGTFYLATTEGDQPRVRPFGAVFEYEEKLYIVTNNKKDCFKQMLQNPKVEISTMNKKGQWIRVAGEVANDDRREVKEFALEAYPSLKRMYSLDDGIFAVLYFTKGTASIYSFNGETETFSL comes from the coding sequence ATGAAAAAAGCATTGGAATTTTTAAAAGAGAGTGGTACTTTTTACTTAGCTACTACTGAGGGTGATCAACCAAGAGTAAGACCATTTGGCGCTGTTTTTGAATATGAAGAAAAATTATATATTGTTACTAACAACAAAAAAGATTGTTTTAAGCAAATGTTACAAAACCCAAAGGTTGAAATCTCTACTATGAACAAAAAAGGTCAATGGATTCGTGTTGCTGGAGAAGTTGCAAATGATGATAGACGCGAAGTAAAAGAATTTGCACTAGAAGCATATCCATCTTTAAAACGCATGTATAGTCTTGATGACGGGATTTTTGCTGTTTTATACTTCACTAAAGGAACAGCTTCTATTTATTCTTTCAACGGTGAAACTGAAACATTTTCACTATAA
- a CDS encoding winged helix-turn-helix transcriptional regulator has protein sequence MEDTNDFFGKCPYFTVQKVFSEKWSKLIMHHLNDETLRYGELQRRIGEISILSILKVNRT, from the coding sequence ATGGAAGATACTAATGATTTTTTTGGGAAATGTCCATATTTTACAGTTCAAAAAGTGTTTTCAGAGAAATGGTCAAAATTAATCATGCATCATTTGAATGATGAAACATTGCGTTATGGAGAATTACAAAGAAGAATTGGGGAGATAAGTATATTGAGTATCTTAAAAGTAAATAGAACATAG